In Lewinella sp. 4G2, the DNA window ACTCTTGCCGGGGAGGCCGACGCGGAAGGCGAACTCCCCCGCCTCGTCGTACAGGCCGCAGAGTTGCATGATGGCGTTGATCCGTTTGGTCATATTCCCGGTGATGATCTGCTTCCGGCAGATGGGGCTGAACCCCTTATTGGCCAGGAACAAAAAGGTGTTGGACAACTGGGCGCAGTTCATCTCCAGCGCACAGAGAGAGCAGTAGAAATCGAGGATGCTGTCGGTACCATTCTTGATGTTGCCGAAGGAGCGCATGAATTCGACGAGGGCCCGGTTCCGATCCGAATGCGCCCGTTCGGAAGCAGCCACGGTTTCGTTGTAGCCAATCGTGACGTCGCAGGAAAGTGATTGGACAAACTCGAGCAGATCCGCCTTCGGGTTGGCGAGGTAATCCAGCAGGACGTCGCAGACGACGAGGGCCCCGGCGTTCATCATCGGGTTTCGGGGGATGCCCCGGTCGCTTTCCAGTTGGATCAGGCTGTTAAAGGGGGTGCCGGAGGGCTCAACGTCCACCCGCTTCCAGAGGTCGTGGCCCAGCCGTTGGTAGGCCATCGTCAACGTCAGCACCTTGGCGATGGATTGGATGCTGAAGCCTTCCTGCGCATCCCCAAAACTGAATGCTCGCCCGTCGATCGTCATGGCGTGGACGCCGAATTTATCCGGGCTCACCTTGCCTAGTTCGGGGATGTAGTCGGCGACCTTCCCCGTGTTTAGGGAGGGGAGCTTGGCGTGGATGTCGGCGATGAGGTGGTTTACGTCCATTGGGCTAAAGATAGTTGGCTGGTGGGTTGGGGTTTGATAGTATCAGATGATAGTATCACTGACGGTTTTGAGCTTACTCTGGGAAGGGATTTTTGACGTTAGATTTTAGATTTTAGAGTGGGGGCGCTCTAAAATCTAACTTCTGAAATCTAACGTCTCTAGTATATCCACCAGAAACGCTTACCTTACGATACTATCAAATGATACTATCATGGCCTACAAACCGCCCTACACAGTCAGTACGGAGATGCTGGAGAAAGTGAGTGAGATCACCTTGCTCATCGGGCAGATTCAGGGATATCAACTGCTGACCGGCAACCTCAAGTTGAGGCGGCAAAACAAGATAAAGACCATTCTTTCCAGCCTCGCGATCGAAGGTAACACCCTGAATGAAGATCAGGTCTCCGCTATTCTTGACGGCAAGCCAGTGCTGGGGCCTCCGAAGGAAATTCTTGAAGTACAGAATGCACTGGCAGTGTACGACACCATCTCCGATCTAGACCCTTACAACGAAGATGATTTACTAAGTAGCCATCGTTTGCTGATGGGCGGGCTCATCCCGGATGCCGGTCGGTACCGGTCCGGAAGCGTGGGAGTATTTGATGGTGCTAAGGTGATCCATCTCGGCCCTCCGGCCAAAATGGTGCCGCGATTGATGGGCAGTCTCTTCGACTATACTGCTGACTACCGGGAGGAAACAATCATCAAAAGCTGTGTCTTCCATTATGAGTTTGAGTTCATCCACCCG includes these proteins:
- a CDS encoding Fic family protein, with the translated sequence MAYKPPYTVSTEMLEKVSEITLLIGQIQGYQLLTGNLKLRRQNKIKTILSSLAIEGNTLNEDQVSAILDGKPVLGPPKEILEVQNALAVYDTISDLDPYNEDDLLSSHRLLMGGLIPDAGRYRSGSVGVFDGAKVIHLGPPAKMVPRLMGSLFDYTADYREETIIKSCVFHYEFEFIHPFSDGNGRMGRLWQTVLLMSKYPVLQFVPFETIIHQRQQGYYQALADSQTIGNSDPFILFMLDALLTALTFETDRIGVRQDFEGRMLAFREALTKNTFTRKDYQLYHKTLSSAASSRDLRRGVDENLLAREGKQRTTTYRFR
- a CDS encoding glutaminase → MDVNHLIADIHAKLPSLNTGKVADYIPELGKVSPDKFGVHAMTIDGRAFSFGDAQEGFSIQSIAKVLTLTMAYQRLGHDLWKRVDVEPSGTPFNSLIQLESDRGIPRNPMMNAGALVVCDVLLDYLANPKADLLEFVQSLSCDVTIGYNETVAASERAHSDRNRALVEFMRSFGNIKNGTDSILDFYCSLCALEMNCAQLSNTFLFLANKGFSPICRKQIITGNMTKRINAIMQLCGLYDEAGEFAFRVGLPGKSGVGGGIVAVLPGDYAIAVWSPPLNRKGNSHFGMAFLEQFTTRVGGSIF